GAAGAGCGCCGCGGCGCGCGCCAGGCGGCGCTGCTTCTGCGGCCCCACCGCCTCGATCGCGCGGCCGTATTCGGCGGTCGCCCGCGCCTTGATCTCGATGAAGCAAAGGGTGTCGCCGTCGAGGGCGACGATGTCGAGCTCGCCACCCTTCGTGCGCACGTTGCGCGCCACGATGCGGTAGCCGACGCCGCGCAGGTAGCCCTCCGCCGCCTCCTCCGCCGCCGCGCCGCGGGCGTGCGTGTGCGGGAGCTCCGAGAACCCCTTGAGGCCACTGCTCACCTGTTCACCGCGGAGGTCCGGCCGCGGGCGTTGGCGGTATCGGAGGCATCGGCGGCATCGGAGGCGTCGGCAGCGGCGGCATCACCGGCATGGCGGGCATCGCGGACCGCTCAGCGGCGCTTCCAGCGCGTGCCCTGCGGCGAATCCTCGAGCACCACGCCGCGCGCCGCGAGGTCGTCGCGGATGCGGTCCGACTCGGCGAAGTTCTTCGCCGCGCGCGCCGCCTTGCGCGCTGCGATGGCGGACTCGATCTCGACGTCGGAAGGCGACGGCTCGCCGTCGCCGGCGGCCGCCGTTCCCCACGGCATGAAGATCACCCCGAGCGCCGAATCGATCTGCCGCAGCGCCGCAAGAATTCGCTCCCCATCGCCGGCACCCAGCTCCCGACGATCGATCATCCCGTTCACCTCGCGCACGAAATCGAATAGCGAAGCGAGGGCCGCAGAGACATTCAGGTCGTCGGCCAGACCCGCTGAAAAGCCGGAAATCAGGGCCTCTACCTTTACCGAAAGCCTTTCTTCTTCGTGCCCCTGAGCGATCGCGGCGTTTTCGACCCGATCGATGAAGTCGTCGATTCGGGTCAACGCTGCGCGCGCTCCGTCGAGGCCGGCGAAGGTGAAGTTGAGCTTCTGCCGGTAGTGCACCGAGATCAGCAGATAGCGCAGCGCCCGCGGCGAGATGCCGCGCGCGAGCAGATCGCCCAGGGTGTAGAAGTTGCCTAGCGACTTCGACATCTTCTGGCCGTCGACGATCAGGTGTTCCGAATGCAGCCAGGTGCGCACGAACGGCACGCCGTTCGCCGACTCGCTCTGGGCGATCTCGTTCTCGTGGTGCGGAAAGAGATTGTCCACGCCGCCGCAGTGGATGTCGAACGTCTCGCCGAGGAACGCGGCGCTCATCGCCGAGCACTCGATGTGCCAGCCCGGACGGCCGGGGCCCCAGGGCGATGGCCAGGAGGGCTCGCCGGGCTTGACACCCTTCCAGAGCACGAAATCGCGCACGTCCTCGGTCTCGTACTCGTCGCTCGCCACCCGCTCCCCCACCCGGGCCTCGTCCTTCTTGAAGCCGGAGAGCTTGCCGTAGTCGTCGTCGGCGGCGATCCGGAACCAGACCGACCCGTCGCTCTCGTAGGCGTAGCCTCCGGCGAGCAGACGGCTGATGATCGCCTGCATGCCTTCGATGTGATGGGTCGCACGCGGGTACTCTGCCGCCGGTACCACGTTCAACGCCGCGAGATCGGCCTCGAAGGCAGCGATGAACGGCGCGGTGTAGACGTCGAGCGCCAGCCCTTTCTCCTCGGCGCCGCGGATCGTCTTGTCGTCGACGTCGGTGAGATTCATGATCTGGGTGACTTCGAAACCGAGGAAACGCAGGCTCCGGCAGAGCAGGTCCTCGAAGAGGAACGTCCGGAGATTGCCGATGTGAACCGTGTTGTAGACCGTCGGTCCGCAGGTGTAGATGCCGACCCTGCCGGGCTCGAGCGGCGCAAACGGCTCGAGCCTGCGCCCGAGCGTGTTGAAGAACTTCACCTCTCTGCGATCCACACGACTCCTTTCGACGACCGGGCAACCCGGCGACGCCGCCAACACTGTCCTGCGAAGGTCCCGCGAAGCCTCGGCTACGCCAGCTGCTCCCTGGCGTAGCCGAGCTTCCCCAGTTTGCGCATGGCGAGCTGGCGTCTCAACCCCCGCAGGTGATCGATGAACAGGATCCCCTCGAGGTGATCGATCTCGTGGCAGAGCACCCGCGCGAAGAAGCCTTCGGCTTCGAGCTCGAACGCTTCGCCGGAGAGCCGCTGCGCCGCCACCCGAACGGCGAGCGGGCGCTCGACGCGCTCCGTGAAACCGGGGATCGAGAGACAGCCTTCGATGTCGGTCTCGGCGCCGGCGCGCGCCACGATGCGGGGATTCACCAGGACATGGAGAAGGGACTTCGGACCGGAAGGGTCGACGTCGACCAGCGCGACGCGCCGCAGGTCGCCGATCTGCGGCGCCGCGAGTCCGACGCCAGGCGCGGCGTACATCGCCTCCGACATTTCCGCGACCAGCCGATCGAGAGAGCTGTCGAACGCCTGAACCTCTTCGGTTTTCTTGCGCAGAATCGGGTCCGGGAACAGGAGGATGGGGCGCAAGGTCATGCCCTCGACGCGGCCTCGATCTTCTCGACCGCGACCGCGACCGCCTGGTCGGCGCGCTGCGATCGCAGGGCGTCGAGCAGGGCACGCGGGTCGGGATTGCCGGTCATCGCGCGCTCGAGGCCGGCCGCCCCGACTTTGACGAACTTCGCGCGCTCCGTCGTGCGGTAGTGCGCCGGCCAGGGCTTGTGCTCGAGCAGCGAGCGCTCGCCGAGAATGTCCCCCGGTTCGAAGACACGCAACTGGAATCGCTGGCCGTCGGAGGCGGTGAACTGGGCCTCGACGCGACCGGTGATCAGGATGAGCAGGAACTCCTCGCGGGAACCGCGCGCCGCGATCTCCTGCCCGCCTTCGAGCGCGAGGAGCTCGCAGCCACCGAACAGACGCTTCAGCTGGTCCCCGGAGAGCCGTTCGACGACCGATGTGTTCGCCAGACCCTGCCAGATGCGCTCGACCTCGACCGGCGAGGTCCGCATCAGCGGATCCTGCTCGCTTTGCGCCTGGACCAGCCCTTCGATCGCCAGAACCCGGCTGTGCTCGAGGTCCTTCAAGCGCTGGATGCGCTGCATCCGGGCCTGCACCGAAGCGTCTCCCGGGGCGAGCCGCGCGACCTTCGAGAGCTGCGCCAGAGCCTTGTCGTAGAAGCCGTCGTCGGTGTACATGTCGGCGACGTAGAGGAACTGGTCGAGCGCCTTCGCCCCTTTGCCGACCTGGGTATAGACCTCCGCCAGCCGCAGGTGCGAGTGCAGGTCGTGCGGATTGTCGTGCGTCTTCTTCTCGAGACGCTCGATCGCCTCCTCGTAGCGCTCGAGGACGACCAGATCTTCGATGCTCAGCTCCTGCTTCGCTGGCTCGGGGCTGCTCTTGCCGAACAGTTTTTTCAACATTCTGTTCCCTGCAGTCTACCAGCGCCGGGCGCGGCCTGTCCCCCCCGGTGGCGCCGGGCGAGGAGCGCGAGAAACCCCAGCCGCTCTTGCGGGGAGTGCCTGGCCCGCACCTTGCTATGTACTTCCTGCGCAGGGCAGCAAGGAGAAGAGAGATGACCGAAAGAGCGCTGATTCGACCGGGTTCGACCCGACTTCGCTGGGCAGCAGCGGGTCTCATGCTGTTGTTCGTCCCCGTTCTGGCTTTCGGCCAGTCGGGCGAAGCCCCGCTGGAGCCTGCCGAGGCCACCGCACCGATCACCGACGAGCGCGCGAGCTATTCGTATCTGCGTACCCTGGAGGGGTCGGCGACCGTCGCCGCTGCCGGGCAGGGAATCGGCGAGCCGCTCGAGACCAACCAGCCCCTCCTCACCGGCGATCTGATTCGCGTCGAGTCGAGCTCGCGACTCGAGTTGGCGCTTTCGGATCGCAATCGCCTCTTCCTCGGCGGCGCGACCAGCGTCGTCCTCGAGCGCATCGCCTTCTCGGGCGACCGCGAGGAGCGCGTCACCGTCCTGCGGCTCGAAGGCGGCGAGCTCCTCCTCGCAATCGCCGACGAAGCGCTCGGCGACGAGCTCCCGCGCGTCATCACCTCGAACGCCACCGTCTACGTGCAGGAGCCCGGCGAGTATCGGGTCGAGACCGGCGTCGGGAGCGACGGTGAAGCCTGGACACGGATCGTCACCCGTCGCGGGTACGCCGAGGTGGTCACCGACCGCGGCTCCTCCGTGGTGCGTGCCGACGAATCGATCGTCGCCCTGGGGAGCCGTGAGGCGAACCTCGAGCTCGGCGCGGCCGACGAACCCGACGACCTCGAGCGCTGGAGTGGAGTGCTGACCGACCGGGCCGAGAGCGCCTCTCGCAGCGCGAGGTACGTCGAACCCCATCTCGCCGATGACGCGGCGCCTCTCGACAACGCCGGCAACTGGATCGAGGTCGACAGCGTCTCCTACTGGCGGCCCTACGTCTCCGACGGCTGGCGCCCCTACTGGCAGGGCCGGTGGGCCTGGACGCCCTCCGGCTACACCTGGGTCTCCTATGAGCCCTGGGGCTGGGTTCCCTATCACTACGGCCGCTGGTGCAGCCTGCCGGGCTACGGCTGGGCCTGGCGCCCCGGCGCTCTCTACTCCCCGGCCTGGGTCTATTGGAACTGGACCAGCGGTTACGCCGGCTGGGTTCCGATCGGCTACTACAGCCACTTCTACAGTCCCTGGTACAACAGCGGCTTTCGCTACGGTGTCTACGGCTGGGCGGGTGGCGGCTGGGGCATCTACTCCGACTGGAACTTCGCGCCGGTGCACTGCTTCCGCGACCGGCGCTTCCGTGGCCACATGCGCCGGGGCCGGGACATGGAGCGCGAATCCGGTCACCGCGAGCCGCCGCGCGGCCTGCTGACGACCGACACACGGGACTTGCGGCCCGAGCGCCTCGATCGCACCGACCGGACCGAGGACCTCCTCCACCGGATCGGCAAGCGCCAGAACCCGCGCACCGGGGGCGACCTGCCCGACATGACCGACTTCGTCGGACGCAAGGGCAGGCTTCCGAACGAGGTCGCCAGGGTGATCGTGCCGCCCACCGGCAAGGAGCGCGGCGTGATTCGCGACATAGACCGGGTGGCGAAAGTCGCCGAGACACCGACCTGGCGGCAGAAGGATGCCTCTGGCGACGACAAGACCGACCGCACCGCCGGTACCGGCAAGACTCCGCTCGAGGGCGGGAGCATTGGCGACAAGGGCGACAAGGGCGGCAAGGGCGGCTGGGAGAACCCCGGCGCGACCCCCGGCGTCGTCCTCGACAAGGGGCGCACGACGGCTCCGAATGGAGCGGGCAAGTCGACCCCGCAGATCGATTCGCGCGGCACGGCGGCGACCAAGGGAACGGTCGGCGGCACCGGCGGCACTGGAGCGACTGGAGCGACTGGAGCCAGGGGATCCGCGGACGCGCGTGCCGGGAGCGTGAAGTCCGCGCCCTCGCAGAGAAGCGGGCCCTCCAGCAAGGGGACGATCTCGGGTGGCAAGGAGCGTTCCCCGAGCTCCGGGGCAACCCGCCCTGCGCCTCCCGCGCCGGTCACGAAGAGTTACGAACCCGCCGGACCCGGCGCGGGCAAGGCTCCTGCGCTTGACGGCGATGATCGCCAGCTCTGGAAGTCGCGCGGTGGCGAGAGCGCACCGGTGCAGCGCGTCGTCGGCAGCGTCCGGCGGCCGTCGCCGGGCAGCGAGTCAGGATCCAAGAACCCGAGCGCCGCGGGCGGCGCAACGGGCAGCCCCGGCACGGTGGGCAGCACCAGGGGCAGCGCTCCAACTCGCGGTAACACGGGGTCGGGGTCAGGGTCGGGGTACGCGACGCCGGGCGGAAAGAACCAGGAGCCCGCCTATCGGCCGCCCTCCTCCGGCAACGGTTCGACGGGCAGGAACCCGGCTGGAGCGGGGTCCAGGGTGTACGAACCGTCGGTGAAGTCCCAGCCGGCGCAGCGGTCGCAGCCCGCGCCCACGGTGCGGTCGCANNNNNNNNNNNNNNNNNNNNNNNNNNNNNNNNNNNNNNNNNNNNNNNNNNNNNNNNNNNNNNNNNNNNNNNNNNNNNNNNNNNNNNNNNNNNNNNNNNNNCCCACGGTGCGGTCGCAGCCATCGCAGCCATCGCAGAAGCCGCAGGATTCGCAGCGGACTCAAGGGCCCAGGAGCTATCCGCCGACGGTGAAATCGGCACCGTCCCAGGGCTCGCAGCGGTCGCAGCCGGCGCCGCCAGCGGTTCGGTCGCAGCCGTCCCAACGGTCGCAGCCATCCTATGGCTCGCAGGGTTCCCAAGGCTCCAAGGGGGCCCAGCCCTCGACGCGATCGCAACCGTCGGGCAGAAGTTCCTCGGGTGGGCATTCGGCCGGCAAGTCGACCTC
Above is a window of Thermoanaerobaculia bacterium DNA encoding:
- the def gene encoding peptide deformylase, with translation MTLRPILLFPDPILRKKTEEVQAFDSSLDRLVAEMSEAMYAAPGVGLAAPQIGDLRRVALVDVDPSGPKSLLHVLVNPRIVARAGAETDIEGCLSIPGFTERVERPLAVRVAAQRLSGEAFELEAEGFFARVLCHEIDHLEGILFIDHLRGLRRQLAMRKLGKLGYAREQLA
- a CDS encoding YraN family protein — its product is MSSGLKGFSELPHTHARGAAAEEAAEGYLRGVGYRIVARNVRTKGGELDIVALDGDTLCFIEIKARATAEYGRAIEAVGPQKQRRLARAAALFLARNRSDRPCRFDVLGLDRNREGAWGFTLLKNAFDAPLLSS
- the cysS gene encoding cysteine--tRNA ligase, whose translation is MDRREVKFFNTLGRRLEPFAPLEPGRVGIYTCGPTVYNTVHIGNLRTFLFEDLLCRSLRFLGFEVTQIMNLTDVDDKTIRGAEEKGLALDVYTAPFIAAFEADLAALNVVPAAEYPRATHHIEGMQAIISRLLAGGYAYESDGSVWFRIAADDDYGKLSGFKKDEARVGERVASDEYETEDVRDFVLWKGVKPGEPSWPSPWGPGRPGWHIECSAMSAAFLGETFDIHCGGVDNLFPHHENEIAQSESANGVPFVRTWLHSEHLIVDGQKMSKSLGNFYTLGDLLARGISPRALRYLLISVHYRQKLNFTFAGLDGARAALTRIDDFIDRVENAAIAQGHEEERLSVKVEALISGFSAGLADDLNVSAALASLFDFVREVNGMIDRRELGAGDGERILAALRQIDSALGVIFMPWGTAAAGDGEPSPSDVEIESAIAARKAARAAKNFAESDRIRDDLAARGVVLEDSPQGTRWKRR
- a CDS encoding cyclic nucleotide-binding domain-containing protein; this encodes MLKKLFGKSSPEPAKQELSIEDLVVLERYEEAIERLEKKTHDNPHDLHSHLRLAEVYTQVGKGAKALDQFLYVADMYTDDGFYDKALAQLSKVARLAPGDASVQARMQRIQRLKDLEHSRVLAIEGLVQAQSEQDPLMRTSPVEVERIWQGLANTSVVERLSGDQLKRLFGGCELLALEGGQEIAARGSREEFLLILITGRVEAQFTASDGQRFQLRVFEPGDILGERSLLEHKPWPAHYRTTERAKFVKVGAAGLERAMTGNPDPRALLDALRSQRADQAVAVAVEKIEAASRA